A single window of bacterium DNA harbors:
- a CDS encoding ABC transporter ATP-binding protein — protein sequence MSASPAAVVTGAILAVDHLTMRFGGLVAVSDVSFAVKPREILSIIGPNGAGKTTVFNCITGFLRPTSGRITFEGKDLTGLRPDLVVRHGIARTFQMIRLFPDLGVDENVMIGLHGRIRAGTLDSLLHTPLHRREEAWVRDETRKGLAFVALEAHARRQARELAYGNQRRLEIARALATGPRLLILDEPASGMNPAEKAGLVRLVGQIRDSGVTVLLIEHDMSVVMGISDRIIVLDHGVQIAEGVPDEIQRDPKVIEAYLGREDAE from the coding sequence ATGAGCGCGTCCCCGGCGGCCGTCGTGACCGGCGCGATTTTGGCCGTCGACCATCTCACGATGCGGTTCGGCGGCCTGGTCGCCGTCTCGGACGTCTCGTTTGCCGTGAAGCCCCGGGAGATTCTGAGCATCATCGGTCCCAACGGCGCCGGGAAGACGACCGTGTTCAACTGCATCACGGGCTTCCTGCGCCCGACGTCGGGCCGCATCACGTTCGAGGGCAAGGACCTCACCGGGCTGCGCCCCGACCTCGTGGTCAGGCACGGGATCGCCCGCACGTTTCAGATGATCCGCCTGTTCCCCGATCTCGGCGTGGATGAGAACGTGATGATCGGCCTCCACGGCCGCATCCGCGCCGGCACGCTCGACTCGCTGCTGCACACCCCGCTGCACCGTCGGGAGGAGGCGTGGGTGCGCGACGAGACGCGCAAGGGCCTGGCGTTCGTCGCCCTGGAGGCTCACGCGCGCCGGCAGGCGCGCGAGCTGGCCTACGGCAACCAACGCCGTCTCGAGATTGCCCGGGCGCTCGCCACGGGGCCGCGTCTCCTGATCCTGGACGAGCCGGCGAGCGGCATGAACCCCGCGGAAAAGGCCGGGCTCGTCCGGCTCGTCGGGCAGATCCGCGACTCCGGGGTGACCGTGCTGCTGATCGAGCACGACATGAGCGTCGTCATGGGCATCAGCGACCGGATCATCGTGCTGGACCACGGCGTCCAGATCGCGGAGGGCGTCCCGGACGAGATCCAGCGGGACCCGAAGGTGATCGAAGCCTACCTCGGCCGGGAGGACGCGGAGTGA
- a CDS encoding ABC transporter ATP-binding protein: MSLLEVRDLVTAYGSIEALHGPSFHVEEGEIVALLGANGAGKTTALRTISGLLRPRSGEVRFAGRRIDTQPAHEIVRAGLTQVPEGRWIFTLMTVEENLRLGAYVESGVPRAGLDRVYALFPRLAERRTQLAGTLSGGEQQMLAMARALMTRPRMLLLDEPSMGLAPVLVHLIFQKIGEINREGTTVLLVEQNANAALRLAKRAYVLENGRVALEGPAAELARNEAVRRAYLGIGSRPTA, from the coding sequence GTGAGCCTGCTCGAGGTGCGGGATCTCGTCACCGCGTACGGCAGCATCGAGGCGCTGCACGGGCCGTCCTTCCATGTCGAGGAGGGCGAGATCGTGGCGCTCCTCGGGGCCAACGGCGCGGGTAAGACGACCGCGCTGCGCACGATCTCGGGCCTCTTGCGCCCGCGCTCGGGCGAGGTGCGCTTCGCGGGGCGGCGGATCGACACGCAGCCGGCGCACGAGATCGTGCGAGCGGGCCTGACGCAGGTGCCGGAGGGACGCTGGATCTTCACCCTGATGACCGTCGAAGAGAATTTGCGGCTGGGCGCCTACGTTGAATCCGGCGTCCCGCGGGCCGGTCTCGACCGCGTCTATGCTTTGTTCCCGCGCCTCGCGGAGCGGCGCACCCAGCTCGCCGGTACCTTGTCCGGCGGCGAGCAGCAGATGCTGGCGATGGCGCGCGCGCTCATGACGAGGCCGCGTATGCTCCTGCTGGACGAGCCGTCGATGGGCTTGGCGCCCGTGCTGGTCCATCTCATCTTTCAGAAGATCGGCGAGATCAACCGCGAGGGAACGACGGTCCTCCTCGTGGAGCAGAACGCCAACGCCGCGCTGCGCCTCGCCAAGCGGGCGTACGTGTTGGAAAACGGCCGCGTGGCTCTCGAGGGGCCGGCCGCGGAGCTGGCGCGCAACGAGGCGGTCCGCCGCGCCTACCTTGGCATCGGCAGCCGGCCGACCGCCTGA
- a CDS encoding urea carboxylase-associated family protein → MPEPPALYDRGPGTPLDVDRAFYGRLAQEVGSRTQVERFVIPIRSGRAWTVPAGHLCRMVTADGPQVGDFNAWNLHNPRERFWASRTRQLYGTHVTTFDRLWSCLPYLRPMLTITADTINYGFDEDGAGCHDLLGTRCDPYVHKMLNGEEFDLTCHSNLTRAVAPYHLTELDVHDVLNVFMVTGLRKDGRYFAKACPAKKGDYFEFFAEMDLLCAMSTCPGGDISKPIFGPHRVDPLSVCRPLTVEVSRPAPQLLEGWTPRPPADYRGGHGLRSPESA, encoded by the coding sequence ATGCCCGAACCCCCAGCACTGTACGATCGCGGTCCCGGTACGCCGCTCGACGTCGACCGGGCCTTCTACGGACGGCTGGCCCAGGAGGTGGGGAGCCGCACCCAGGTCGAGCGGTTCGTTATTCCGATCCGGTCGGGCCGGGCGTGGACCGTGCCGGCGGGCCACCTCTGCCGGATGGTCACCGCCGACGGGCCGCAGGTCGGCGACTTCAACGCCTGGAACCTGCATAACCCCCGCGAGCGCTTCTGGGCGTCGCGCACCCGGCAGCTGTACGGCACGCACGTGACGACGTTCGACCGGCTCTGGTCGTGCCTGCCGTACCTCCGGCCGATGTTGACGATCACCGCGGACACCATCAACTACGGGTTCGACGAGGACGGGGCCGGCTGCCACGACCTGCTGGGCACGCGCTGCGATCCGTACGTGCACAAGATGCTGAACGGCGAGGAGTTCGACCTGACGTGCCACTCGAACCTGACCCGCGCGGTCGCGCCGTACCATCTCACGGAGCTCGACGTGCACGACGTCCTCAACGTATTCATGGTCACCGGCCTGCGGAAGGACGGCCGCTACTTCGCGAAGGCGTGCCCCGCGAAGAAGGGCGACTACTTCGAGTTCTTCGCGGAGATGGATCTTTTGTGCGCGATGTCGACCTGTCCCGGCGGCGACATCTCCAAGCCGATCTTCGGGCCGCATCGCGTCGATCCGCTGTCGGTGTGCCGTCCGCTCACCGTCGAGGTGTCGCGTCCCGCGCCGCAGCTGCTCGAGGGATGGACGCCGCGTCCACCGGCCGACTACCGGGGAGGGCACGGGTTGCGTTCGCCCGAATCGGCTTAA
- a CDS encoding LLM class flavin-dependent oxidoreductase — MTRPRMRFGICTDQNLPWPTLVERWQYFERLGFDSVWDCDHLNQPSNPTGPYYEGWTLLAALAARTERIRLGVLVSCNTFRHPGVLAQEAVTVDHISNGRLELGFGAGWFVAEHERFGIPFPSGGELAGRFREAVQVLDSLLRNETTTFAGKYYQLQGAYVRPRPVQTPRPPLTLGAHGPRMLRVCAEYADGWNSFGTVEEIRERNRILDEHCAAIGRDPKTIWRSLYGWASHMASQGLPDPWASVSAFRDVVGRYSAAGINEFIIDQPRPEQFAVLERVATDVIPELR; from the coding sequence ATGACCCGTCCCAGGATGCGTTTCGGCATCTGCACGGATCAGAATCTGCCTTGGCCCACGCTCGTCGAGCGGTGGCAGTACTTCGAGCGCCTCGGCTTCGACAGCGTCTGGGACTGCGACCACCTGAACCAGCCGAGCAACCCGACAGGACCATACTATGAGGGATGGACGCTGCTTGCCGCCCTGGCGGCGCGCACGGAGCGGATCCGCCTCGGGGTCCTCGTGAGCTGCAACACGTTCCGCCATCCCGGCGTACTCGCCCAAGAGGCGGTCACGGTTGACCACATCTCGAACGGCCGCCTCGAGCTCGGCTTCGGGGCCGGGTGGTTCGTTGCCGAGCATGAGCGGTTCGGCATACCCTTTCCGTCGGGCGGCGAGCTGGCTGGGCGGTTCCGTGAGGCGGTCCAGGTGCTCGACAGCCTCTTGCGCAACGAGACGACGACCTTCGCCGGCAAATACTATCAGCTTCAGGGAGCTTATGTGCGGCCGCGCCCCGTGCAGACGCCGCGCCCGCCGCTCACGCTGGGGGCCCACGGCCCGCGCATGCTTCGCGTCTGCGCCGAGTACGCCGACGGCTGGAACTCGTTCGGGACGGTGGAGGAGATTCGCGAGCGCAACCGGATTCTGGACGAGCACTGCGCGGCGATCGGACGGGATCCCAAGACGATCTGGCGGTCGCTGTACGGCTGGGCAAGTCACATGGCGAGTCAGGGGCTGCCCGATCCGTGGGCGAGCGTGTCGGCGTTTCGGGACGTCGTCGGCCGGTACAGCGCGGCCGGAATTAACGAGTTCATCATCGACCAGCCGCGCCCGGAGCAGTTCGCGGTCCTTGAGCGGGTCGCGACCGACGTGATTCCCGAGCTGCGCTAG
- a CDS encoding thiamine pyrophosphate-dependent dehydrogenase E1 component subunit alpha encodes MTDNTRTEPPAAAVPPRGAGVAPDLAPADLERLYYYMMLQRLAEERVVKLYQTGQIVGACFTGWGHEAVAVGAAAALGPDDVAATLHRDLGARLVLGMPLGYYFANFLGRTGSPTRGREGNLHIGGLGPRILLHTDFIGGNVPIAAGAALGFTVRKEPRVALANFGEGTLATGEFHEAVNMAAVLRLPLALVCWNNQFALSTPLAREVVGPLDVRMAAYGIHACSIDGNDVLAVYRAAREAVDRARSGGGPSFVECRTMRVRGHSEADDASYVPRAMIEEGRRRDPVGRFARHLVEAGVATPARLEEMRAQALAEVDEAQAWAEASPPPDPSELEHGVYCEATPWP; translated from the coding sequence ATGACCGACAACACACGCACGGAGCCACCCGCGGCGGCCGTCCCGCCCCGCGGAGCCGGGGTCGCGCCCGATCTCGCACCGGCGGACCTCGAGCGTCTCTACTACTACATGATGCTCCAGCGGCTCGCCGAAGAGCGGGTCGTGAAGCTCTATCAGACGGGCCAGATCGTCGGCGCCTGCTTCACCGGTTGGGGCCACGAGGCGGTCGCGGTCGGCGCCGCGGCGGCGCTCGGGCCGGACGACGTCGCGGCCACCCTGCACCGGGACCTCGGCGCGCGGCTCGTGCTCGGGATGCCGCTCGGCTACTACTTCGCGAACTTCCTCGGCCGCACAGGCTCGCCGACGCGCGGGCGCGAGGGGAACTTACACATCGGCGGGCTCGGCCCGCGCATCCTCCTGCACACCGACTTCATCGGCGGCAACGTGCCGATCGCGGCGGGCGCCGCGCTCGGCTTTACCGTCCGCAAAGAGCCGCGCGTGGCCCTGGCCAACTTCGGCGAGGGCACGCTCGCGACGGGCGAGTTTCATGAAGCGGTGAACATGGCGGCCGTGCTGCGGCTGCCGCTGGCGCTCGTCTGCTGGAACAACCAGTTCGCGCTGTCCACGCCGCTCGCGCGCGAGGTGGTGGGGCCGCTCGACGTGCGGATGGCCGCGTACGGCATCCACGCGTGTTCGATCGACGGCAACGACGTGCTGGCCGTGTACCGCGCCGCGCGGGAGGCGGTGGACCGCGCCCGGTCCGGGGGCGGGCCCTCCTTCGTCGAGTGCCGGACGATGCGGGTGCGGGGGCATTCCGAGGCGGACGACGCCTCGTACGTGCCGCGCGCGATGATCGAGGAAGGCCGCCGCCGCGATCCGGTGGGGCGGTTTGCGCGGCATCTCGTCGAGGCGGGTGTGGCGACCCCGGCGCGGCTCGAGGAGATGCGCGCGCAGGCGCTCGCGGAAGTGGACGAGGCGCAGGCGTGGGCGGAAGCCAGTCCGCCGCCCGACCCGTCGGAGCTCGAGCACGGCGTGTACTGCGAGGCGACGCCGTGGCCGTAA
- a CDS encoding alpha-ketoacid dehydrogenase subunit beta, whose translation MTYLEAIADGLRHAMRADPSVILFGEDVGVYGGAFKLSKGFIEEFGASRVIDTPICEAAIVGTAVGAALVGLRPVVEMQFADFISNAFTQMVNVAATSSYRAGGCVPMVVRAPCGAGTHGGPFHSQSIEAYFFHTPGLKIVMPSTPADAKGLLLGAIADPNPVLYLEHKALYRSQRGPVEDGLAVEPLGRAAVRRPGRDLTLLTYGMMAHRSLEAAERAAADGIEAEVIDLRTLLPLDLDAVAKSVARTSRVLIVHEDRLRGGIGAEIAAHLGEHLFTSLDAPISRIGAPDTPVPYAPPLETAYLPSVDRIYEGIRRLARW comes from the coding sequence ATGACCTACCTCGAGGCGATCGCGGACGGCCTGCGCCACGCGATGCGCGCGGACCCGTCCGTCATCCTCTTTGGCGAGGACGTGGGCGTCTACGGCGGCGCGTTCAAGCTGAGCAAGGGATTCATCGAGGAGTTCGGGGCGTCGCGCGTGATCGACACCCCGATCTGCGAGGCGGCGATCGTGGGGACGGCGGTCGGGGCGGCGCTCGTCGGCCTGCGGCCGGTCGTCGAGATGCAGTTTGCCGACTTCATCTCGAACGCGTTCACGCAGATGGTCAATGTGGCCGCGACGTCATCCTACCGGGCGGGCGGCTGCGTGCCGATGGTGGTGCGCGCGCCGTGCGGCGCCGGCACCCACGGCGGTCCGTTCCACTCCCAGTCGATCGAAGCCTACTTCTTCCATACGCCGGGGCTCAAGATCGTGATGCCGTCGACGCCCGCCGACGCGAAAGGCCTTCTCCTCGGGGCGATCGCGGACCCGAACCCCGTCCTGTACCTGGAGCACAAGGCGCTGTACCGGTCGCAGCGCGGTCCTGTCGAGGACGGTCTGGCCGTCGAGCCGCTCGGCCGCGCCGCGGTGCGGCGGCCCGGACGCGATCTCACGCTGCTGACCTACGGGATGATGGCGCACCGGAGCCTCGAGGCCGCGGAACGCGCGGCGGCAGACGGAATCGAGGCGGAGGTGATCGACCTGCGCACGCTCCTGCCGCTCGATCTCGACGCGGTCGCGAAATCGGTCGCGCGGACCAGCCGCGTTCTCATCGTCCACGAAGACCGCCTGCGGGGCGGGATCGGCGCGGAGATCGCCGCGCATCTCGGCGAGCATCTGTTCACGTCGCTCGACGCCCCGATCTCCCGGATCGGCGCGCCGGACACACCGGTACCCTACGCGCCGCCGCTCGAGACGGCCTATCTCCCGAGCGTGGACCGGATCTACGAGGGAATCAGGCGCCTCGCCCGTTGGTAG
- a CDS encoding DUF4242 domain-containing protein — translation MPRYMVERTFPGGLQIPMTDEGAQACLNVVGKNGAEGVTWVHSYVSTDKTKTYCIYDGPNPDAIRRAAQANGLPVDHVIQVSVLDPYFYK, via the coding sequence TTGCCCCGGTACATGGTGGAACGGACATTTCCCGGCGGCCTGCAGATCCCGATGACAGATGAGGGCGCGCAGGCGTGCCTGAACGTGGTCGGCAAGAACGGCGCGGAAGGGGTCACCTGGGTTCACTCATACGTGAGCACAGACAAGACCAAGACCTACTGCATCTACGATGGACCGAATCCGGACGCCATCCGGCGCGCGGCACAGGCGAACGGGCTCCCCGTCGATCACGTCATCCAGGTGAGCGTCCTCGATCCGTACTTCTACAAATAG
- a CDS encoding CoA-transferase, with amino-acid sequence MNVSYSPSELLAVSASRLLADGKVVFAGVGTPLLASALARVTHAPGLTIVVEGGAIGLEVDPGRLPISTNEMRGARRAVALPPITQIFLYAQRGYFDYGFLGGAQIDPYGNINTSVIGPVDRPKVRLPGSGGACDIACLCREIMIVTRHERRRFVERLDFVTSPGQVDGEGGRRGAGLLFGRVTAVVTDLALMDFDPTSGRMRLVALQPGAEREQVQEQTGFTLEAAPEVRRLEAPTEHELTLLRGLDPGRIFL; translated from the coding sequence ATGAACGTCAGCTACTCCCCATCCGAGCTGCTGGCGGTGTCGGCGAGCCGGCTGCTCGCCGACGGCAAGGTCGTGTTCGCCGGGGTCGGCACCCCGCTGCTCGCGTCTGCGCTCGCCCGCGTGACCCACGCCCCCGGCCTGACGATCGTCGTGGAAGGCGGCGCGATCGGCCTGGAAGTGGACCCCGGGCGCCTCCCGATCTCGACGAACGAGATGCGCGGCGCGCGGCGGGCCGTCGCGTTGCCGCCGATTACCCAGATCTTCCTGTACGCGCAGCGCGGGTATTTCGACTACGGCTTCCTCGGCGGAGCGCAGATCGATCCCTACGGCAACATCAACACGAGCGTGATCGGACCGGTGGATCGGCCGAAGGTGCGCCTCCCCGGCAGCGGCGGCGCCTGCGACATCGCGTGTCTGTGCCGGGAGATCATGATCGTCACGCGGCACGAGCGCCGGCGGTTCGTGGAGCGGCTGGACTTCGTCACCAGCCCGGGGCAGGTCGACGGCGAAGGCGGCCGGCGCGGGGCGGGTCTCCTGTTCGGACGGGTGACCGCGGTCGTGACCGACCTCGCGCTGATGGATTTCGACCCGACGTCGGGGCGGATGCGGCTCGTGGCGCTGCAGCCCGGCGCGGAACGCGAGCAGGTGCAGGAACAGACGGGGTTCACGCTGGAGGCCGCCCCGGAGGTCCGGCGTCTCGAGGCGCCGACCGAGCATGAGCTGACGCTGCTGCGCGGCCTCGATCCGGGCCGGATCTTCCTGTAA
- a CDS encoding CoA-transferase yields MPNPGAPAAGRPSVTFVDARRRLEAKSRAPRDKRMPIAEAAALVHDGDHIAIGGCLYSRTPTLLLREVLRQRRRDVVLSRSLMCYEGELFLAAGACREIVTSWVGIGLPWGLSRIVREFVEGGQARFEEWSHLAIGLRYHAGAMGVPFLPTLSMLGSDLMRTTGAKTMTCPFTREQVCLVPALFPDAALIHVHRADRFGNGQIDGYPHMDADIAAAAQTVVLSAEEIVEPDQIRRAADRTVIPFFAVDAVVEAPYGAYPHEMYGQYDVDLEHIDAYAKRVATDGVAGVRAYLDEYVYRPETAEAYFDKFGAARMLERRRTARELTGE; encoded by the coding sequence ATGCCTAACCCGGGCGCGCCCGCGGCCGGCCGGCCGTCCGTGACCTTCGTGGACGCCCGCCGCCGGCTCGAGGCCAAGTCGCGCGCGCCGCGCGACAAGCGGATGCCGATCGCGGAGGCCGCCGCCCTCGTGCACGACGGCGATCACATCGCGATCGGCGGCTGCCTGTACTCCAGAACCCCGACGCTGCTGCTCCGCGAGGTGCTGCGGCAGCGCCGCCGCGACGTCGTGCTGTCCCGCAGCCTGATGTGCTACGAAGGGGAGCTGTTCCTGGCCGCGGGCGCCTGCCGCGAGATCGTCACGAGCTGGGTCGGCATCGGGCTGCCGTGGGGCCTGTCGCGCATCGTGCGCGAGTTCGTCGAGGGAGGGCAGGCCCGCTTCGAGGAGTGGAGCCATCTCGCGATCGGCCTGCGCTATCACGCCGGCGCGATGGGCGTGCCGTTCCTCCCCACCCTCTCGATGCTCGGCTCCGATCTCATGCGCACGACCGGCGCAAAGACGATGACCTGCCCGTTCACAAGGGAGCAGGTGTGCCTCGTGCCCGCGCTTTTTCCGGACGCCGCGCTGATCCACGTCCACCGCGCGGACCGCTTCGGCAACGGGCAGATCGACGGCTACCCGCACATGGACGCGGACATCGCCGCCGCCGCACAGACCGTCGTGCTGAGCGCCGAGGAGATCGTCGAGCCGGACCAGATCCGGCGCGCCGCGGACCGGACGGTGATTCCGTTCTTCGCGGTGGACGCCGTCGTGGAAGCCCCCTACGGCGCGTACCCGCACGAGATGTACGGCCAGTACGATGTGGATCTCGAGCACATCGACGCCTACGCCAAGCGCGTCGCGACGGACGGTGTCGCCGGGGTCCGGGCCTATCTCGACGAGTACGTCTACCGACCCGAAACGGCCGAGGCGTACTTCGACAAGTTCGGCGCCGCGCGGATGCTCGAACGGCGCCGGACGGCGCGGGAGTTGACCGGCGAATGA
- a CDS encoding TIGR03619 family F420-dependent LLM class oxidoreductase, with protein MPEPQFGVALENFTPATSEPGIDKILAYAATAESLGFVSAWAWDHILLGTRRAFPFLESLATLTAIAARTQRLRLGIGVLVLPLRNPVILAKELASLDQISKGRLVLGLAAGWYEREFQACGIPFAERGRIFVKNLEIMRRLWTADSVNGAVDGYVFNQAVMLPRPVQRPHPPLFIGGYVDRVLRRVAKYGDGWLTYFYTAETFRATWAKIRGFAEEQGRDPAELRNVSQLPICVAASYEEADRRVKDFIGRYFDVAPWSESTPESAIRGTPEQCAEQLAAHLGAGEEHIVLIPCEYLPEQLEVIAHDVLPRLRPGARRVHA; from the coding sequence ATGCCGGAACCGCAGTTCGGGGTCGCGCTGGAGAACTTCACGCCCGCGACCAGCGAGCCGGGCATCGACAAGATCCTCGCCTACGCGGCGACGGCGGAATCGCTCGGTTTCGTCTCCGCGTGGGCGTGGGACCATATCCTGCTCGGCACCCGGCGGGCATTTCCGTTTCTCGAGTCGCTCGCGACCCTCACCGCGATCGCGGCGAGAACGCAGCGGCTTCGGCTCGGTATCGGCGTCCTCGTCCTGCCGCTGCGTAACCCCGTCATCCTGGCGAAGGAGCTGGCGAGTCTGGACCAGATCTCGAAGGGCCGGCTGGTGCTCGGCCTTGCCGCCGGCTGGTACGAGCGCGAGTTTCAAGCGTGCGGCATCCCGTTTGCGGAGCGCGGGCGGATCTTCGTCAAGAACCTCGAGATCATGCGGCGGCTGTGGACCGCGGACAGCGTCAACGGGGCGGTCGACGGCTACGTGTTCAACCAGGCCGTCATGCTGCCCCGGCCCGTCCAGCGTCCGCACCCGCCGCTGTTCATCGGCGGCTACGTCGACCGGGTGCTGCGGCGCGTCGCCAAGTACGGCGACGGCTGGCTGACCTATTTCTACACGGCCGAGACGTTCCGCGCCACGTGGGCGAAGATCCGCGGCTTCGCCGAGGAGCAGGGACGCGATCCGGCGGAACTGCGCAACGTGAGCCAGCTGCCGATCTGCGTGGCGGCCTCGTACGAGGAGGCGGACCGCCGCGTCAAAGACTTCATCGGCCGGTACTTCGACGTCGCGCCGTGGAGCGAGTCGACGCCGGAGAGCGCGATCAGGGGCACGCCGGAGCAGTGCGCCGAGCAGCTTGCCGCCCACCTCGGCGCCGGGGAGGAACACATCGTCCTCATCCCGTGCGAGTACCTGCCGGAGCAGCTCGAGGTGATCGCGCACGACGTCCTGCCCCGGCTGCGTCCCGGCGCGAGGCGAGTGCATGCCTAA
- a CDS encoding xanthine dehydrogenase family protein molybdopterin-binding subunit translates to MDRRRIAYRVVGRPQPRFDAVDKIRGTTRYAADWELPGMLAGAVLRSLHASARIRRLDAARARALPGVAVVLTADDVPHNAVEEDPTGIGLIRFATPVLAAGRVCFQGEPVALVAADSAARAQAALEAIEIEYEPLPGLFDAEEAVRPGAPRVHDDRDNVLVHWTLRRGDVAEGFRAAHAVVEETYRTQRVDHAYLEPEAGVAWTDAQGVINIRASTQVIEHFREIAEMLGVPHNRVRVVTPFLGGGFGGKEDMTVEPYLALLAWKTGQPVRMVWSRYDSLLARPKRHPFTMRYKTGAARDGRLVAQEISLVADAGPYPLLSPRVLFAALVTGSGPYKVPNVAIDARAAFTNNVPSSAMRGFGAMQVTFAYESQMDALAERLGLAPEEIRARNFLAKGDRLPTGEAVETHVALPELVRRATAALGERSRPSGPSGLVGRGFACNIQPYGRTVWFRDRASAWLGFEADGSLVIRSGVPDLGGGQSASLAQIASEVLGVSLDRITVHFGDSALTPLSGGTFATRQLYMSGNAVLRGARELREQVAPVAASLLEAAEPDLDFADDHVGVTGSPERRISLARMVVECGRRGVPAAHLATFHAEQAPPVDLKTGQGRTFPDFTYGCHAAEVEVDTETGAVRLLKYAACHDVGQAINPQSVEGQIQGGAAMGIGQALTEEVVVENGNNLSTLFAGYLIPTSLDLPDVQAVIVESGEGKGPFQARGIGEPPTGPPPAAIASAIQNAAGVRLTELPMTPERIVRALDAAAGGPKAAEGSPADEGGKR, encoded by the coding sequence ACCGCGGACGACGTCCCCCACAACGCGGTCGAGGAAGATCCCACCGGCATCGGCCTCATCCGCTTCGCCACGCCGGTCCTCGCCGCGGGCCGGGTCTGCTTCCAGGGCGAGCCGGTGGCGCTCGTCGCGGCCGATTCCGCGGCGCGGGCGCAGGCGGCGCTCGAAGCGATCGAGATCGAGTACGAGCCGCTGCCCGGGCTGTTCGACGCCGAAGAGGCGGTCCGGCCCGGCGCGCCGCGCGTCCACGACGACCGGGACAACGTGCTCGTGCACTGGACGCTGCGGCGCGGTGACGTCGCCGAGGGCTTCCGGGCCGCGCACGCCGTCGTCGAAGAGACGTACCGCACGCAGCGCGTGGACCACGCCTACCTGGAACCGGAGGCGGGCGTCGCCTGGACCGACGCCCAGGGCGTCATCAACATCCGCGCGTCGACGCAGGTGATCGAGCACTTCCGCGAGATCGCGGAGATGCTCGGCGTACCCCACAACCGCGTGCGCGTCGTCACGCCGTTTCTCGGCGGCGGGTTCGGCGGCAAAGAGGACATGACCGTCGAGCCGTACCTCGCGCTGCTGGCCTGGAAGACGGGGCAGCCGGTGCGCATGGTCTGGAGCCGGTACGACTCGCTGCTCGCCCGGCCGAAGCGGCATCCCTTCACGATGCGCTACAAGACGGGCGCCGCACGCGACGGCCGCCTCGTCGCGCAGGAGATCTCGCTCGTCGCCGACGCCGGCCCCTACCCCCTGCTCAGCCCGCGGGTGCTGTTCGCGGCGCTCGTCACCGGCAGCGGCCCGTACAAAGTGCCGAACGTCGCGATCGACGCCCGGGCGGCCTTCACCAACAACGTGCCGTCGAGCGCGATGCGTGGGTTCGGCGCGATGCAGGTCACGTTCGCCTACGAATCGCAGATGGACGCGCTCGCGGAGCGGCTCGGCCTCGCGCCGGAGGAGATCCGGGCGCGCAACTTCCTGGCGAAGGGCGACCGCCTCCCGACCGGCGAGGCCGTCGAGACCCACGTCGCGCTGCCCGAGCTCGTGCGGCGCGCCACCGCCGCGCTCGGCGAGCGCAGCCGGCCGTCAGGTCCGTCGGGCCTGGTCGGCCGCGGGTTCGCCTGCAACATCCAGCCGTACGGGCGAACGGTCTGGTTTCGCGACCGCGCCAGCGCGTGGCTCGGCTTCGAAGCGGACGGTTCGCTCGTGATCCGCTCCGGCGTGCCCGACCTCGGCGGTGGGCAGTCGGCCTCCCTCGCGCAAATCGCCTCCGAGGTGCTCGGCGTCTCGCTCGACCGGATCACGGTCCACTTCGGCGACAGCGCGCTCACGCCGCTCTCCGGCGGCACGTTCGCGACGCGCCAGTTGTACATGTCCGGCAACGCGGTGCTCCGCGGGGCGCGCGAATTGCGCGAGCAGGTGGCGCCCGTCGCCGCCTCACTGCTCGAGGCCGCGGAGCCCGACCTGGACTTCGCCGATGATCACGTCGGGGTCACGGGCAGCCCGGAGCGGCGGATTTCACTCGCCCGGATGGTCGTGGAGTGCGGCCGCCGCGGCGTCCCCGCGGCGCACCTCGCCACCTTTCACGCGGAGCAGGCGCCGCCGGTGGACCTCAAGACCGGCCAGGGACGCACCTTCCCGGATTTCACGTACGGCTGCCACGCCGCGGAAGTCGAGGTGGACACCGAGACCGGCGCGGTCCGCCTGCTCAAGTACGCGGCGTGCCACGACGTCGGTCAGGCGATCAATCCGCAGAGCGTCGAGGGCCAGATCCAGGGCGGCGCCGCGATGGGGATCGGCCAGGCGCTGACGGAGGAGGTCGTCGTCGAGAACGGCAACAACCTCAGCACGTTGTTCGCCGGCTACCTGATCCCGACGTCCCTCGACCTGCCGGACGTGCAGGCCGTGATCGTCGAGTCCGGCGAAGGCAAAGGCCCGTTCCAGGCGCGCGGGATCGGCGAGCCGCCCACCGGCCCGCCGCCGGCCGCGATCGCGAGCGCGATCCAGAACGCCGCCGGCGTGCGGCTCACGGAGCTGCCGATGACTCCGGAGCGGATCGTCCGCGCGCTCGATGCCGCGGCAGGAGGCCCAAAGGCGGCCGAAGGTTCTCCCGCGGACGAGGGAGGGAAACGCTGA